One window of Corallococcus silvisoli genomic DNA carries:
- a CDS encoding tetratricopeptide repeat protein, producing MRLRRLVLTLTAAAALTTTTGCLSTPPPHERALINNELCAQEMANGDLQKAETYCNLGLEFSPQYADLWANKGLIAMYSGNKGKAKEFFIKALRFNQEHLQAYQNLGVLYLEEGAYGKAHDNFKRALQVNPDNLESRYDLGLTFMKMGKTKQARKEFDTLLAVNPNVANAHHNLGIMAYEEKDLETAFEHISQAAQLTPDSAEVWHDLGTVLMEQSRFAEAREAFGNCARLDEKNSSCLNNLAVAQRKVALTDSALKELKDTQTAENSAPAMYLLARQYREKGLLTEEEAAYRKCVKLDAKFAPCHFGLFQIFSEAHKQTHAQTACKNFMKFGTSEEFPTEYQACERFLANDSF from the coding sequence ATGCGTCTTCGCCGCCTCGTCCTGACCCTGACCGCCGCCGCTGCCCTGACCACCACCACGGGCTGTCTCAGCACGCCCCCGCCGCATGAGCGGGCGCTCATCAACAACGAGCTGTGCGCGCAGGAGATGGCCAACGGGGACCTGCAGAAGGCGGAGACCTACTGCAACCTGGGCCTGGAGTTCTCCCCCCAGTACGCGGACCTGTGGGCCAACAAGGGCCTCATCGCCATGTACTCGGGCAACAAGGGCAAGGCGAAGGAGTTCTTCATCAAGGCCCTGCGCTTCAACCAGGAGCACCTCCAGGCATACCAGAACCTGGGCGTCCTCTACCTGGAGGAAGGCGCCTACGGAAAGGCCCACGACAACTTCAAGCGCGCCTTGCAGGTGAACCCGGACAACCTGGAGTCGCGCTACGACCTGGGCCTCACCTTCATGAAGATGGGCAAGACGAAGCAGGCCCGCAAGGAGTTCGACACCCTGCTCGCCGTCAACCCCAACGTGGCCAACGCCCACCACAACCTGGGCATCATGGCCTACGAGGAGAAGGACCTGGAGACGGCCTTCGAGCACATCTCGCAGGCCGCCCAGCTCACCCCGGACTCCGCGGAGGTGTGGCACGACCTGGGCACGGTGCTGATGGAGCAGAGCCGCTTCGCGGAGGCCCGCGAGGCCTTTGGCAACTGCGCCCGCCTTGATGAGAAGAACTCCAGCTGCCTCAACAACCTCGCCGTCGCCCAGCGCAAGGTGGCGCTGACGGACTCCGCGCTCAAGGAGCTGAAGGACACGCAGACCGCGGAGAACAGCGCCCCGGCCATGTACCTGCTCGCGCGCCAGTACCGCGAGAAGGGCCTGCTCACCGAAGAGGAAGCCGCCTACCGCAAGTGCGTGAAGCTGGACGCCAAGTTCGCGCCCTGCCACTTCGGCCTGTTCCAGATCTTCTCGGAGGCCCACAAGCAGACCCACGCACAGACGGCGTGCAAGAACTTCATGAAGTTTGGTACCTCCGAGGAATTCCCCACCGAGTATCAGGCGTGTGAGAGATTCCTCGCCAACGACTCGTTCTAG
- a CDS encoding FHA domain-containing protein — protein MSVRLTVTQRSEAGGASGKEVVLDDSVITLGRDKTCQVVLPQQAVSRNHARISQEGTLYFLEDLGSAYGTKINGKTLPKGEKELLRNGDVIAIAQYDVRFDKVVEIAPDVSDKTSFIARGMVKDVMRGLAGGEERFLRYMNGPREGQRIEISEAQEHVFGRDEKEADVILKDDLVSRKHAKVRRDWSGTHVEDLGSRNGIKVNKKRVNRKALKDGDELEIGATRFVYVDPAEPPDEPAVSLSAEPSPASAPAPSPPRPSPPRREEPPPPEPEPEPAPPPPEEPAPSEDSSAASSEEPSPEGDGSMGEAMPEPEPEPEPAASMGALSDKKKLVPLIVMGVVGLSFLVLMIAVLAGA, from the coding sequence ATGAGCGTCCGTCTGACCGTTACGCAGCGCAGCGAGGCCGGAGGCGCCTCCGGGAAGGAGGTCGTCCTCGACGACTCCGTCATCACCCTGGGGCGCGACAAGACCTGCCAGGTGGTGCTTCCGCAGCAGGCGGTGTCGCGCAACCACGCGCGCATCAGCCAGGAAGGCACCCTCTACTTCCTGGAGGACCTGGGCAGCGCCTACGGCACGAAGATCAACGGGAAGACGCTGCCCAAGGGCGAGAAGGAGCTGCTGCGCAACGGCGACGTGATCGCCATCGCGCAGTACGACGTCCGCTTCGACAAGGTGGTGGAGATCGCCCCGGACGTGAGTGACAAGACGTCCTTCATCGCGCGCGGCATGGTGAAGGACGTGATGCGCGGCCTCGCGGGCGGCGAGGAGCGCTTCCTGCGCTACATGAACGGCCCGCGCGAGGGCCAGCGCATCGAAATCTCGGAGGCGCAGGAGCACGTCTTCGGCCGCGACGAGAAGGAAGCCGACGTCATCCTCAAGGACGACCTCGTCTCCCGCAAGCACGCCAAGGTGCGCCGCGACTGGTCCGGCACGCACGTGGAGGACCTGGGCAGCCGCAACGGCATCAAGGTCAACAAGAAGCGGGTGAACCGCAAGGCGCTCAAGGACGGCGACGAGCTGGAGATTGGCGCCACCCGCTTCGTCTACGTCGACCCCGCCGAGCCCCCCGACGAGCCGGCGGTGAGCCTCTCCGCGGAGCCGAGCCCCGCCAGCGCGCCGGCTCCATCCCCGCCGCGGCCCTCCCCGCCCCGCCGTGAGGAGCCGCCCCCGCCGGAGCCTGAACCAGAGCCTGCCCCCCCGCCGCCGGAGGAGCCTGCCCCCTCCGAGGATTCATCCGCGGCCTCCTCCGAAGAGCCCTCGCCCGAAGGCGACGGCTCCATGGGCGAAGCCATGCCGGAGCCGGAGCCCGAGCCGGAACCCGCGGCCAGCATGGGAGCGCTGTCGGACAAGAAGAAGCTCGTCCCGCTCATCGTCATGGGCGTGGTGGGACTGAGCTTCCTGGTGTTGATGATCGCCGTGCTCGCGGGCGCCTGA